Proteins co-encoded in one Actinomycetes bacterium genomic window:
- the nifS gene encoding cysteine desulfurase NifS — protein MKKRIYLDYGATTPCDPRVVTAMLPFFSKRFGNPSSIHSHGQEASEILDKAREKIAGYLGAQKSEIIFTSGGTESDNTAIKGVAYAYRKKGNHIITSSIEHPAVIKSCASLMDQGFKVTHVPVDKNGIVDVNEIEKAITTETILISVMHANNEVGTIQPIEDIGKIARKYNICFHTDAVQTFGHIPLEVNKLGVDLLSASAHKLYGPKGAGFLYVRKGTRIKPFMDGGGQEMGKRASTENVPGIVGLAKASEIAFGEIKEETERLRHLQQKMVQGISERLQDVGLNGPMGKRLPGNINLSVRYAEGESVVMHLDQEGISCSTGSACSSSEHEPSHVLKAMGVPDDLARSSVRFSLGRFTTEEDVNFVIDKLSEAVNKLRAISPCY, from the coding sequence ATGAAAAAAAGAATATACCTGGATTATGGGGCAACCACCCCTTGCGATCCAAGAGTAGTAACAGCAATGCTCCCCTTTTTTTCCAAGAGGTTTGGAAATCCCTCATCCATACATTCTCATGGTCAGGAGGCTAGTGAGATATTAGATAAAGCAAGGGAAAAAATTGCAGGATATCTGGGGGCGCAAAAGTCCGAAATTATTTTCACCAGCGGTGGAACAGAAAGTGATAATACTGCAATAAAAGGGGTAGCCTATGCCTATAGAAAGAAGGGCAACCACATAATCACTTCTTCAATAGAGCATCCTGCGGTGATAAAATCATGTGCTTCTTTAATGGATCAGGGATTTAAAGTAACCCATGTCCCGGTGGATAAAAATGGAATTGTAGATGTAAATGAAATTGAGAAAGCTATTACTACAGAAACCATTCTTATTTCAGTAATGCATGCAAATAATGAGGTCGGCACCATTCAACCTATAGAAGATATCGGGAAGATAGCCCGAAAATACAATATATGTTTTCATACCGATGCGGTGCAGACTTTTGGCCATATCCCCCTAGAGGTTAATAAGCTGGGAGTTGACCTGTTGAGTGCTTCAGCCCACAAACTTTATGGCCCCAAGGGTGCAGGCTTTTTATATGTAAGAAAAGGCACCAGAATAAAACCATTTATGGACGGGGGAGGACAGGAGATGGGAAAGAGGGCATCTACCGAAAATGTTCCCGGTATTGTTGGATTGGCTAAAGCTTCTGAAATAGCATTTGGAGAAATTAAAGAAGAAACCGAGAGATTGAGGCACTTACAGCAAAAAATGGTACAGGGGATATCTGAGAGGCTGCAGGATGTAGGGCTGAATGGACCAATGGGTAAAAGGCTTCCCGGTAATATTAATTTGTCTGTAAGGTATGCAGAGGGGGAGTCAGTGGTAATGCACCTTGACCAGGAAGGGATTAGTTGCTCTACTGGTTCTGCCTGCTCGTCATCGGAACATGAACCGTCTCATGTCTTAAAAGCCATGGGGGTACCTGATGATTTGGCGCGAAGTTCGGTAAGGTTCAGCCTGGGGAGGTTTACTACTGAAGAAGATGTAAATTTTGTTATTGATAAGCTTTCAGAAGCGGTAAACAAATTGAGGGCTATATCCCCATGTTATTAG
- the cysK gene encoding cysteine synthase A, with protein sequence MKIAKNIAELIGNTPMVELANLSKGLNTTLVAKLESFNPLSSVKDRIGISMVEDAENKGLLKKDTTIIEPTSGNTGIALAFVSAVKGYKLILTMPETMSVERRKMIEAFGAKIVLTPGSEGMAGAIKKAEELTTEIDDVFLPQQFKNPANPEIHRKTTAEEIWRDTDGKIDILISGVGTGGTITGIADVIKQRKPEFKAVAVEPYDSAVLSGGNAGPHKIQGIGAGFIPEVLEVSLIDEIIRVKNADAANTANRLAKEEGILAGISSGAAVWAAMEIAKKEQNKGKLIVVILPDTGERYLSTDLF encoded by the coding sequence ATGAAAATCGCAAAAAATATAGCGGAATTGATAGGAAATACTCCAATGGTTGAGCTGGCCAATCTATCAAAGGGTCTAAATACCACCCTGGTGGCCAAATTAGAATCATTTAACCCCTTATCCAGTGTAAAAGACAGGATTGGTATTTCTATGGTAGAGGATGCTGAAAATAAAGGTTTGCTAAAAAAAGATACTACTATAATAGAGCCCACCAGTGGAAATACTGGAATTGCCCTGGCCTTTGTATCCGCGGTCAAGGGGTATAAGCTTATACTTACCATGCCTGAAACCATGTCCGTGGAACGAAGGAAGATGATCGAGGCTTTTGGTGCAAAGATAGTTTTAACCCCTGGCAGCGAGGGTATGGCCGGGGCTATAAAAAAGGCTGAAGAACTTACCACGGAGATAGATGATGTATTTTTGCCCCAGCAGTTTAAAAATCCGGCTAATCCTGAAATCCATAGGAAAACTACAGCGGAAGAAATTTGGAGGGACACCGATGGAAAAATCGATATACTGATTAGCGGGGTGGGAACCGGAGGCACTATTACCGGAATTGCTGATGTGATTAAGCAAAGAAAACCTGAATTTAAGGCAGTTGCAGTAGAACCCTATGATTCGGCGGTTCTTTCAGGGGGAAACGCAGGACCACATAAAATACAGGGTATTGGAGCCGGTTTTATTCCAGAAGTATTAGAAGTGTCCCTGATTGATGAAATAATAAGGGTAAAAAACGCTGATGCCGCCAACACCGCAAACAGGCTGGCAAAAGAGGAGGGCATACTGGCTGGTATATCATCCGGTGCGGCGGTATGGGCGGCAATGGAGATAGCAAAAAAGGAGCAAAATAAGGGCAAATTAATTGTAGTAATTTTACCCGATACCGGAGAACGCTATCTGTCTACAGATTTGTTTTAA
- a CDS encoding Rrf2 family transcriptional regulator — protein sequence MFKLSTRGRYGTRVMLELALNYGRGFMLLKDIAKKQEISAGYLEQIVPNLKTAGLIHSSRGAHGGYVLSKSPDQITLKEIIVALEGPIVLVECITAPQICNRYNYCSSRDLWNELGQKIEETLESKTLQDMIENHK from the coding sequence ATGTTTAAGCTTTCTACCAGAGGCAGGTATGGCACCAGGGTTATGCTGGAGCTGGCCCTGAATTACGGTAGAGGATTTATGCTGCTAAAGGATATAGCTAAAAAACAGGAAATCTCTGCAGGCTATCTGGAGCAAATAGTTCCCAATTTAAAAACTGCAGGTCTTATCCATTCCAGCCGGGGGGCACATGGGGGTTATGTATTGTCCAAATCACCAGACCAAATAACCTTAAAGGAGATAATCGTTGCCCTGGAGGGACCAATTGTATTGGTGGAGTGCATTACAGCTCCACAGATATGCAACCGGTATAATTACTGCAGCTCCAGGGATTTATGGAATGAACTTGGCCAGAAAATTGAAGAAACCTTAGAATCAAAAACACTGCAGGATATGATTGAAAATCATAAATAA